CAGTAGGAATTCTTGCATTACAAAAAGATTCTATCTTTGCAAAAAAATACAATGACGGCATGAAAAAAACAGATTACTGGGAACCGATGCTTGAAGATTCTATGAATCTTCTGGCGAAACTGCCGGGAATTGCTGCGTATATCTACAGACATACCTACAAAGACGGGAAAATTATTCCTGCTGAACCAAAGCTTGACTGGGGAGCAAATTTTGCCCACATGATGGGTGTTGATAACCCAGAATATAAAAATCTGATGAGACTTTATCTTATATTGCACAGTGATCATGAAAGTGGTAATGTCAGCGCACATGCTGGACATTTGATTGCCTCGGCGCTTTCTGATGTATATTATTCTATTTCGGGTGCTATGGATGGATTAGCCGGACCATTACATGGACTTGCAAACCAGGAATGTCTTAAATGGATAATGGATCTTTACAATAAATACAATGGAATCCCGACAAAAGAACAGGTTGAGCAATTTACAAATGATACTTTGAACAGCGGCAAGGTCATACCTGGCTACGGTCATGCCGTTCTCAGAAAAACCGATCCAAGGTACACCGCACAAAGAGAATTCGCATTAAAATTCATGCCCGATGATCCATTGTTTAAAACCGTAAGTAATATATTTGACGTTGTTCCAAATGTACTCATGAAACAGGGTAAAGCAAAAAATCCATGGCCCAATGTTGATGCACACTCCGGCGTACTGCAGTATCATTATGGTGTAAAGGAATTTGACTTCTATACAGTCTTATTCGGTGTTTCCAGGGCACTCGGCATAACAGCTCAAATCGTGTGGGATAGGGCAGTGGGTGCACCTCTTGAGCGACCAAAATCTGTTACTCTCCAGATGCTAAAAGAGGCAATACTAAAAGCTTAAGTTGTGCATTTGGTAATACATGGGATCTTGGGTAAGTGAAAAACGGGTCACCCCAAAAAGCATAAATTTTTTTGGGTGACCCGTTCTGCCTGTTCTTCTTTTGCAATGTCTTTCATAATCTTTACCCCTATTAGGAAGCATTCATTTATTATGCCGCTTTCCTCTTTCTTTTCCATCAGGCACCAAGGTATTTTTTAAAGAGATCGAGTGTCCTTTCCCATGCGTCTTGTGAAGCATCCTCATTGTATGAGGTACCGGTGTGATTGAAAAAGGCGTGATGTGTACCGGGGTAGAGTTTCATCTCAAAATTCGTTTTATACTCTACAATAGCTTTCATGAGCTCAGGCAGTCCCTGGTTTATACTGCTGTCTTCGCCCGCATATATCCCGGGCACAGCGCCTTTTATGTTTGCAACGGCTTCTATGGGTTTAGGATTTGCCCGGTAATACACCGCTGATGCCTCAAAAGGCTTTATTGTTGATATCTGGAAGGTCAGCCCGCCTCCCATACAAAAACCGATTACCCCCATTTTGTGGACATTATAGTTTGCTTTTAAAAAGTTGTATGTGGATTCCAGGTCCTTTAACATATTTTCTTCAACCTTATGTCTGTTTATCATAAGGTCCGTAATGATCTTTTTCTGTGTTTCGTCAGACTTTGACATGATCTCATTCAACACAGATGGATCTCTTCTTTTTTCGGGTGGGATAGAGAACATCGGGGTCATTGCATTCGTTATAATCTTCTATGTAAACAGCGCATCCTGGTTTTATCTTGAATACAAGTGTGGCGCAAGGGCTATATACCCCTGTCCAGCTAATCTATTAGCAACACCACGTATAAAATCGGTAAAACCGAATATTTCCTGTATAACTATTATGCCGGCTGCCTTGGTTTTGACTTCCGGCACTGCAAGATGCGTCCTGATTTCGCTGTTATCGTGTGTTTTATATCTTACATTCCTGCTATCCATAATCGTTGATCCTTATCTATCTTGTCTTGGACTTTGGACTGCTGTATCATTTACCCGAATCCAGTACTCTATCTACCCTGTACACAGGACTTTTCAATAATTTATCGTCTTTTCTAATAATGTTAACTTTGATGGATTATGGGGTCTACACACACTTGACAAAGATTCTGATCTGCTCCCTATTTCT
The genomic region above belongs to Deltaproteobacteria bacterium and contains:
- a CDS encoding citrate (Si)-synthase, eukaryotic, translated to MGRLKDKLSKLIPIWRNNVSTLSKEHGKIKIDEVELDQALGGMRDIKSMVCETSYLDPMEGIRFRNYTIPEVREKLPKPEPNSEAYPTGLWYLLLTGEIPSKDDVLEIEDEFKVRASVPEYVFNVIKALPSGTHPMTQFAVGILALQKDSIFAKKYNDGMKKTDYWEPMLEDSMNLLAKLPGIAAYIYRHTYKDGKIIPAEPKLDWGANFAHMMGVDNPEYKNLMRLYLILHSDHESGNVSAHAGHLIASALSDVYYSISGAMDGLAGPLHGLANQECLKWIMDLYNKYNGIPTKEQVEQFTNDTLNSGKVIPGYGHAVLRKTDPRYTAQREFALKFMPDDPLFKTVSNIFDVVPNVLMKQGKAKNPWPNVDAHSGVLQYHYGVKEFDFYTVLFGVSRALGITAQIVWDRAVGAPLERPKSVTLQMLKEAILKA